One segment of Polaribacter huanghezhanensis DNA contains the following:
- a CDS encoding RNA-binding S4 domain-containing protein: MRIDKYLWCIRVFKTRNMASEACKKGHVKIDDANCKPSKEVYGNELLGVRKNQINYKMKVLDIPDGRVGAKLVDLYRKDVTPKEEFEKTDLLKYSKDYYRKKGAGRPTKKDRRDIDGYYDDASTPSET, encoded by the coding sequence ATGAGAATTGATAAATATTTGTGGTGTATTCGAGTTTTTAAAACAAGAAATATGGCTTCGGAAGCCTGTAAAAAGGGACATGTTAAAATAGATGATGCAAATTGCAAACCCTCAAAAGAAGTATACGGAAATGAGTTACTAGGTGTTAGAAAGAACCAAATTAATTATAAAATGAAGGTTTTAGACATTCCGGATGGTAGAGTTGGCGCAAAATTGGTTGATTTATACCGTAAAGATGTTACACCAAAAGAAGAATTTGAAAAAACAGATTTACTAAAATACTCTAAAGATTATTATCGAAAAAAAGGTGCAGGAAGACCAACAAAAAAAGACAGAAGAGATATTGATGGATATTATGATGATGCTTCTACTCCATCTGAAACTTAA
- a CDS encoding phosphoribosyltransferase family protein, which yields MTAEKNIFLTSQQIQQKTKRIAYQIFESNSNEKEIVLAGITTNGFLFAKEIEKELSKISDITIIMCEVVIDKKKPLNPIQTSISSAVYKNKPLVLVDDVLNSGATLIYGIKHFLEVPLKRFKTAVLVNRNHKKYPVKADFKGISLSTTLQEHVVVEFTKNKAIAYLM from the coding sequence ATGACTGCAGAAAAAAACATCTTTTTAACTTCTCAACAGATACAGCAAAAAACAAAAAGAATTGCATATCAAATTTTTGAAAGCAATAGCAATGAAAAAGAGATTGTTTTAGCAGGAATTACTACAAACGGTTTTTTGTTTGCTAAAGAAATAGAAAAAGAACTGTCCAAAATTTCTGACATTACAATTATTATGTGTGAAGTTGTTATTGATAAAAAAAAGCCTTTAAACCCTATTCAAACATCAATTTCTAGTGCAGTTTATAAAAACAAACCGTTGGTTTTGGTAGATGATGTTTTAAATTCTGGAGCTACTTTAATTTACGGAATTAAACATTTTTTAGAAGTTCCGTTAAAACGTTTTAAAACAGCAGTATTAGTAAATAGAAATCATAAAAAATATCCTGTAAAAGCAGACTTTAAAGGAATTTCACTTTCAACAACTTTACAAGAACATGTTGTGGTAGAATTTACTAAAAATAAGGCAATTGCTTATTTAATGTAA
- a CDS encoding shikimate kinase: protein MKIVLLGYMGSGKTTVARYLAHKLNKTFIDLDVYIEEKEKSSISQLFAVKGEIYFRKQEGHYLKEILESKSDYVLALGGGTPCYGTNMEQIKNSNAFSIYLKASIPFLVNRLEFGKKNRPLIANLNNEQLLEYIGKHMFERAPFYEQSDYKVVLDNKTIEEVYCDIAVQLH, encoded by the coding sequence ATGAAAATAGTTTTATTAGGGTATATGGGAAGTGGGAAAACTACAGTTGCTAGGTACTTGGCGCATAAATTAAATAAAACATTTATAGATTTGGATGTCTACATTGAAGAGAAAGAAAAGAGCTCTATCTCTCAATTGTTTGCTGTAAAAGGAGAAATCTATTTTAGAAAACAAGAAGGACATTATTTAAAAGAAATCCTTGAGTCAAAATCTGACTATGTATTAGCTTTAGGAGGAGGAACACCTTGCTACGGAACAAATATGGAGCAAATAAAGAACAGCAATGCTTTTAGTATTTATTTAAAAGCAAGCATTCCTTTTTTAGTAAACAGGTTAGAATTTGGTAAAAAGAATCGCCCTCTAATTGCTAATTTAAATAATGAACAATTACTAGAATATATTGGAAAGCACATGTTTGAAAGAGCTCCCTTTTATGAGCAGTCTGATTACAAAGTGGTGTTAGATAATAAAACGATCGAAGAAGTTTATTGTGATATTGCAGTGCAATTACATTAA
- a CDS encoding carboxypeptidase-like regulatory domain-containing protein produces MQKKILLILFIGISFLGFSQTNTELKGQIVNADGNKPLSAAHILNLNSVVGTITDEKGFFEISTKANDTILVSYLGFQSIKLKVTNDLLKGNELIISLLEKANEIKEVVIRSTKLIGVLEIDVKQVPKDRFTRIHINGLPQTYEVGKSVSQNLNSPVAALFKPVDFLYNLFGKKPKQLKKLQKLKKEDNLRKMLSGKFDREVMMEYLQMDKEELRKLLVDCNYSDYFIKKASDLQMIEAVLDCYENYKAIKKGKIERDVLPKRKN; encoded by the coding sequence ATGCAGAAAAAAATACTACTTATCTTGTTTATCGGAATCTCTTTTTTAGGGTTTTCACAAACAAACACAGAATTAAAAGGTCAGATTGTAAACGCTGATGGTAACAAACCTTTAAGCGCCGCTCATATTTTAAACCTAAATTCTGTTGTTGGAACCATTACCGATGAAAAAGGCTTTTTTGAAATTAGCACCAAAGCAAACGATACCATCTTGGTTTCTTATTTAGGGTTTCAATCTATCAAATTAAAAGTAACCAACGATTTACTAAAAGGAAATGAATTGATCATTTCTTTATTAGAAAAAGCAAATGAAATTAAAGAAGTTGTAATTCGGTCTACAAAATTAATTGGAGTTTTAGAAATTGATGTAAAACAAGTACCTAAAGATCGTTTTACAAGAATACATATTAATGGATTGCCACAAACCTATGAAGTAGGTAAATCTGTTTCTCAAAACTTAAATTCTCCTGTTGCTGCATTATTTAAGCCGGTAGATTTTCTTTATAATTTATTTGGTAAAAAACCGAAACAGCTTAAAAAACTTCAGAAATTAAAGAAAGAAGACAATTTGCGAAAAATGCTTAGTGGAAAATTTGACAGAGAAGTAATGATGGAATATCTGCAAATGGACAAAGAGGAGTTAAGAAAATTGTTGGTAGACTGTAATTACTCTGACTATTTTATTAAAAAAGCAAGTGATTTGCAAATGATTGAAGCGGTGCTAGATTGTTATGAAAATTACAAAGCCATTAAGAAAGGTAAAATAGAACGAGACGTTTTACCTAAAAGAAAGAACTAA
- a CDS encoding prohibitin family protein, translating into MSNQPLDIKFPKGGIFFIVIAVLAIILISKSAVTIGSGERGVLYKWIGGVVTDQPPLDEGFNFVMPWNKVFKYNVRQQELFEKKMAVLSSNGLEIQLDASVLYQATTKTVALLHQTRGENYLQSVIIPAIRSATRSVVGRYTPEQLYSTKRDAIQTEIFEETKKILGPQYIQLNAVLVRDVTLPPTIKQAIERKLKQEQESLEYEFRLVTAQKEAEKQIIEAKGKADANKILSASITDKILQDKGIEATIKLSQSPNTKVIVIGSGKNGLPIILGNQ; encoded by the coding sequence ATGAGTAATCAACCGTTAGATATTAAATTTCCAAAAGGAGGAATTTTCTTTATAGTAATTGCCGTTTTAGCAATTATATTAATCTCTAAATCTGCAGTAACCATTGGTTCTGGAGAAAGAGGTGTTTTGTATAAATGGATTGGCGGTGTTGTAACCGATCAACCACCTTTAGACGAGGGGTTTAACTTTGTAATGCCATGGAATAAAGTATTTAAATACAATGTAAGACAACAAGAGTTATTTGAAAAAAAGATGGCGGTTTTGTCTTCTAATGGATTAGAAATTCAGTTAGATGCTTCAGTTTTATACCAAGCTACAACAAAAACAGTTGCTTTACTTCACCAAACTAGAGGAGAAAATTACCTACAAAGTGTAATTATTCCTGCAATTCGTTCTGCGACTAGAAGTGTGGTAGGAAGATACACGCCAGAACAATTATATTCTACAAAAAGAGATGCAATTCAAACAGAAATTTTTGAAGAAACTAAAAAAATTCTTGGACCACAATACATTCAATTAAATGCAGTATTGGTTAGAGATGTAACGTTACCACCAACAATTAAACAAGCAATTGAGCGAAAATTAAAACAAGAGCAAGAATCTTTAGAATATGAGTTTAGGTTAGTTACCGCTCAAAAAGAGGCAGAGAAGCAAATTATTGAAGCAAAAGGGAAAGCAGATGCAAATAAAATTTTAAGTGCATCTATTACCGATAAAATTTTACAGGATAAAGGAATTGAAGCAACTATTAAGCTATCACAATCTCCAAATACTAAAGTTATTGTAATTGGTTCAGGAAAAAACGGTTTGCCAATTATATTAGGAAATCAATAA
- a CDS encoding cation diffusion facilitator family transporter has protein sequence MAHNHENHHATENIKTAFFLNIAFTIIEIIGGFYTNSLAIMSDAVHDLGDSLSLGMSWYFQKLSNKEANKKYSYGYGRFSLLGAIINSIVLLIGSIFIIVEAIPRIKNPEEANATGMMWFAILGIIVNGAAVLKLKKGSSINERVVSLHFIEDVLGWVAVLIASIVMQFWNVPLLDTILSLGIAGYVLFNVYKNIKDAFKIILQGVPDKISSDEIKEQIILNIDGVEDVHDFHIWTLDGEYHIATIHIILKNKEFSWQESKEIKKHIKQLLHDNFQLEHVTLELESISEDCAYKDCN, from the coding sequence ATGGCACACAATCACGAGAATCATCATGCTACAGAAAATATAAAAACAGCTTTTTTCTTAAACATTGCATTTACAATTATTGAAATTATTGGAGGTTTTTATACAAATAGTTTGGCAATTATGTCAGATGCAGTACACGATTTAGGTGATAGCCTAAGTTTAGGAATGTCTTGGTATTTCCAAAAACTATCAAATAAAGAAGCGAATAAAAAATATTCGTATGGGTATGGACGGTTTTCTTTACTAGGAGCAATCATCAACTCTATAGTGTTATTAATTGGTTCAATTTTTATTATTGTAGAAGCGATACCAAGAATTAAAAACCCTGAAGAAGCTAACGCAACAGGAATGATGTGGTTTGCTATTTTAGGAATTATTGTAAATGGAGCTGCAGTTTTAAAATTAAAAAAAGGTTCTTCTATTAATGAACGTGTAGTTTCTCTTCATTTTATAGAAGATGTTTTAGGATGGGTTGCAGTACTTATTGCAAGTATTGTAATGCAGTTTTGGAATGTGCCTTTACTAGATACAATTTTGTCTTTAGGGATTGCAGGGTATGTGTTATTTAATGTTTACAAAAATATTAAAGATGCGTTTAAAATTATTTTACAAGGTGTTCCTGATAAAATTTCTTCGGATGAAATAAAGGAGCAAATCATATTAAATATAGATGGAGTAGAAGATGTACACGATTTTCATATTTGGACCTTAGATGGAGAATATCATATTGCAACAATTCATATAATTCTAAAGAATAAAGAATTTAGTTGGCAAGAATCAAAAGAAATAAAAAAACACATAAAGCAACTATTACACGATAATTTTCAATTAGAACATGTAACCTTAGAACTAGAGTCAATTTCAGAAGATTGTGCTTATAAAGATTGTAATTAG
- a CDS encoding efflux RND transporter periplasmic adaptor subunit, whose translation MKKYIYLLLAVAIISCNPKSETKLDIKVVQEQQNKNRIHLTKVQLATTKIKVGDIQKMNIRDRVTVTGTIEVPPQSKVTIYAPMEAFVFKTNLLPGDKVKKGQIVATLKHPNFIKLQYDFLNAVNKSAVAKADYDRKKMLLASEITSKKSFQIAEGAYKSAKSLVESYSSQLAMIGLSADIVLKNGIQQYIYVKTPIEGYVVGTNLNQGKFLSTNSEMMEIIDTDHMHAELNVFGADITKIKKGNDFFFQTSGVDVNYQGYIKLISQKVDNKTKTVNVHGHFEDDKGILKSGMFINAQILVGGKEVYAVPENAIIEIDEQQFVFLAKSDVEFIPIKVTTGNSDNNFTEIKTIKGNKFNVHIVTEGAHFLKEKWLQMTEGSDGDAH comes from the coding sequence ATGAAAAAATATATATACTTATTATTAGCTGTTGCAATCATCAGTTGTAATCCAAAATCTGAAACGAAATTAGATATAAAAGTTGTACAAGAACAACAGAATAAAAACAGAATTCATTTAACGAAAGTACAATTGGCAACAACAAAAATTAAAGTTGGAGACATACAAAAAATGAATATTAGAGATAGAGTGACTGTTACTGGAACCATTGAGGTGCCGCCGCAAAGTAAGGTTACTATTTACGCACCCATGGAGGCGTTTGTATTTAAAACAAATTTATTGCCTGGAGATAAAGTAAAAAAAGGACAAATAGTTGCAACTTTAAAGCATCCAAATTTTATTAAATTACAATATGATTTTTTAAATGCTGTTAATAAAAGTGCAGTTGCAAAAGCTGATTACGATAGAAAAAAGATGTTATTAGCAAGTGAAATAACCTCAAAAAAATCTTTTCAAATTGCTGAAGGAGCATACAAATCAGCTAAAAGTTTGGTTGAAAGTTATTCTTCTCAATTAGCAATGATTGGTTTAAGTGCTGACATAGTTTTAAAGAACGGTATTCAACAATACATTTATGTAAAAACACCTATAGAAGGGTATGTTGTTGGCACTAATTTAAATCAAGGAAAATTCTTATCTACAAATTCAGAAATGATGGAAATTATTGATACGGATCATATGCATGCAGAATTAAATGTTTTTGGTGCAGACATTACTAAGATTAAAAAAGGAAATGACTTCTTTTTTCAAACTTCGGGTGTTGATGTAAATTATCAAGGGTATATTAAATTAATCAGTCAAAAAGTAGATAATAAAACAAAAACGGTAAACGTTCATGGGCATTTTGAAGATGATAAAGGCATTTTAAAATCAGGAATGTTTATCAATGCTCAAATACTTGTTGGAGGTAAAGAAGTATATGCGGTTCCAGAAAATGCAATTATAGAAATTGACGAACAACAATTTGTTTTTTTAGCAAAAAGTGATGTGGAATTTATTCCAATTAAAGTTACTACAGGAAATTCAGATAATAATTTCACAGAAATTAAAACGATTAAAGGAAATAAATTCAATGTTCATATTGTAACCGAAGGTGCTCATTTTTTAAAAGAGAAATGGTTGCAAATGACAGAAGGGAGTGATGGTGATGCACACTAA
- a CDS encoding CusA/CzcA family heavy metal efflux RND transporter, which translates to MLDSIIKFSIKNKLIIGVFIVGLIGWGIYSVQQLPIDAVPDITNNQVQIITSAPSQSAQDIERLVTFPIELTMASIPNIEEVRSFSRFGLSVVTIVFKDNVDIYWARQQINERLVEAKNQIPAGVGTPTMAPLTSGLGEIYQYTIYADKGFESQFSTMELRSIQDWIVHRQLLGIEGVADVSSFGGFLKQYEVAIEPDKLQSLNVSINEVFEALTKNNQNTGGAYIDKNPKAYFIRSQGLIQKLDDIKNIVVKNTLNGTPILIKDIGVVQFGSAVRYGAMTRNGEREVVGAIVMMLKGANSSKVIQKVKERIAQIEKNLPKGVIIKPFLDRTKLVDKAIHTVSKNLIEGALIVIFILVLFLGNLRAGLIVASVIPLAMLFAISLMNLFGVSGNLMSLGAIDFGIIVDGSVIIVEATLHYLGLKKSGIKLSQKQMDKEVYTSASKIRTSAAFGEIIILIVYLPILALVGVEGKMFRPMAIAVSFAILGAFILSLTYVPMMSALFLNKKMKHKKTISDKIIDAIQNIYSPALDYVLVNKKKVIIGSLIIFGFSLFTFSTMGSEFIPSLDEGDFAVETRVSTGSSLSHTIESVNKASKILLKEFPNEIKEIVGKIGSSEIPTDPMPIEAADLMIILKESDQWVKADTKDQLAEKMQQLLDETMVGVTFGFQQPIQMRFNELMTGARQDVVLKVYGEDLDKLVQYGNLIATLIPNIDGAEDLYVEKMTGLKQIVIDYKRSQLAFYGLNVSAVNTTINAAFAGQIAGSVYEGEKRFDLVVRLANKNRESIEDIRNLYITTPNGIQIPLTNVADVSFKTGPNQIQRDDAKRRITVGFNVRGRDVASIVTELKQKVDANIQFDAGYYITYGGTFKNLEEARTRLSIAVPVALLLIFLLLYITFKSIKQSVLIFTAIPMSAIGGIFALWLRDMPFSISAGIGFIALFGVAVLNGIVLIAEFNRLKKEGVTDRVEIIKRGTSVRLRPVILTALVASLGFLPMALSGSAGAEVQKPLATVVIGGLVSATLLTLLILPVLYSIFETIKTKKIMISKTATIIVLLFCSTLMYSQESSKKLSEKEVVNLAIKSSVTLKKSNLTILKSEFGIAESIDLAPLVIKFQDVGVANGVSEKEWSVHQNFGSVLSHLQNRKLAKVKRDFAKASNKISLKETIRNAKILYQKWHYLYALISLLEEEQLNRKQVSDIANKLYKSGEIGGLENDLTALESLGVQSQKSKIYKQFLNIENELKELLQINYGIVPISKLPKRKEVSLEDNVISTSFKSVINKSNQVAQKKIEVAKSFYFPGLTAGLVNIKTGNTSGFTGFNIGLNIPISIWSKRAVIKKQQIIKEEVAFENTSKIVALHNNFESLRTQVTYLKEELENVEKTKNIATTFLNKLKIAYQSGEIDAYQYSQSFSAYFQVMQNYLSLINNYNQTVIAYEFYTKE; encoded by the coding sequence ATGTTAGATAGCATTATAAAATTTTCAATTAAAAATAAATTGATTATTGGTGTGTTTATCGTTGGATTAATTGGTTGGGGAATATACTCCGTTCAACAACTACCAATAGACGCAGTACCAGATATCACCAATAATCAGGTGCAAATTATTACATCAGCACCATCACAATCTGCGCAAGATATAGAACGTTTAGTTACATTTCCAATAGAATTGACAATGGCAAGTATTCCTAATATAGAAGAAGTTCGTTCTTTTTCTAGGTTTGGATTAAGTGTTGTTACCATCGTTTTTAAAGATAACGTAGATATTTATTGGGCAAGACAACAAATAAACGAGCGCCTTGTAGAAGCTAAAAATCAAATTCCAGCTGGTGTAGGAACACCAACAATGGCTCCTTTAACTTCAGGATTAGGGGAGATTTATCAATATACAATATATGCAGACAAAGGTTTTGAAAGTCAGTTTTCTACTATGGAACTTCGTTCAATTCAAGATTGGATAGTACACCGTCAATTATTAGGAATTGAAGGTGTTGCAGATGTAAGTAGCTTTGGGGGATTTTTAAAACAATATGAAGTAGCAATTGAACCCGATAAATTACAATCATTAAATGTTAGTATTAATGAGGTATTTGAAGCTTTGACAAAAAACAATCAAAATACTGGTGGGGCTTATATTGATAAAAACCCAAAAGCCTATTTTATTCGTAGTCAAGGATTGATACAAAAGTTAGATGATATAAAAAACATTGTTGTAAAAAACACATTAAATGGAACTCCAATTTTAATAAAAGATATTGGTGTTGTTCAATTTGGAAGTGCGGTGCGTTATGGGGCGATGACTCGAAATGGGGAAAGAGAAGTAGTAGGAGCTATTGTAATGATGTTAAAAGGGGCAAATTCTTCTAAAGTAATTCAAAAAGTAAAAGAACGTATTGCACAAATAGAAAAAAATTTACCAAAAGGCGTAATAATAAAGCCTTTTTTAGACAGAACAAAGTTGGTAGATAAAGCAATACATACAGTTTCAAAAAACTTAATAGAAGGTGCTTTAATAGTAATTTTTATATTGGTATTGTTCTTAGGTAATTTAAGGGCAGGATTAATTGTAGCTTCAGTGATTCCGTTGGCAATGTTATTTGCAATAAGTTTAATGAATCTATTTGGTGTTTCTGGAAATTTAATGAGCTTAGGAGCAATAGATTTTGGGATTATCGTAGATGGTTCTGTAATTATTGTAGAAGCAACTTTGCATTATCTCGGATTAAAAAAATCTGGAATAAAGCTTAGTCAAAAACAAATGGATAAAGAAGTATATACTTCTGCATCAAAAATTAGAACTAGTGCAGCTTTCGGAGAAATTATCATTTTAATAGTGTATTTACCAATACTTGCTTTAGTAGGTGTTGAAGGGAAGATGTTTAGACCAATGGCAATTGCAGTAAGTTTTGCAATTTTAGGAGCTTTTATTTTGTCTTTAACCTATGTCCCAATGATGAGCGCATTGTTTTTAAATAAAAAAATGAAACATAAAAAGACGATTTCTGATAAGATAATTGACGCCATTCAGAATATATATTCTCCTGCTTTAGATTATGTGTTGGTAAACAAGAAAAAAGTAATTATAGGTTCTTTAATTATTTTTGGATTTAGTTTGTTTACATTTTCAACAATGGGTTCTGAATTTATTCCGTCTTTAGATGAAGGAGATTTTGCCGTTGAAACACGTGTTTCAACAGGTAGTTCTCTTTCTCATACAATAGAGTCTGTAAACAAAGCATCAAAAATTCTTTTAAAAGAGTTCCCAAACGAAATAAAAGAAATTGTAGGAAAAATAGGTTCTTCAGAAATACCAACAGACCCAATGCCTATAGAAGCGGCCGATTTAATGATCATATTAAAAGAGAGTGATCAATGGGTAAAAGCAGACACTAAAGATCAATTAGCAGAAAAAATGCAACAGCTATTAGATGAAACGATGGTTGGTGTAACTTTTGGGTTTCAACAACCCATTCAAATGCGTTTTAATGAATTAATGACAGGCGCAAGGCAAGACGTTGTCTTGAAAGTTTATGGAGAGGATCTAGATAAACTAGTACAATATGGAAATCTAATAGCTACTTTGATACCTAATATTGATGGCGCAGAAGATTTGTATGTTGAGAAAATGACGGGATTAAAACAAATTGTAATTGATTATAAGCGTAGTCAATTGGCATTTTATGGTTTAAATGTTTCAGCAGTTAACACCACCATAAACGCTGCATTTGCTGGTCAAATTGCTGGTTCTGTTTATGAAGGAGAAAAACGGTTTGATTTAGTGGTAAGATTGGCAAACAAGAACAGAGAAAGTATAGAAGACATACGTAATCTGTACATTACAACTCCAAACGGAATACAAATTCCGCTTACAAATGTCGCTGACGTAAGTTTTAAAACAGGACCGAATCAAATTCAAAGAGATGATGCAAAACGTAGAATAACGGTAGGGTTTAATGTTAGAGGTAGAGATGTTGCTAGTATTGTAACTGAATTGAAACAAAAAGTTGATGCAAATATTCAATTTGATGCTGGTTATTATATTACGTATGGAGGTACTTTTAAGAATTTAGAAGAAGCAAGAACTAGATTATCTATTGCTGTCCCTGTAGCATTATTGCTGATTTTTTTATTATTGTACATTACCTTTAAATCAATAAAACAAAGTGTCTTAATTTTTACAGCGATTCCGATGTCCGCAATTGGTGGAATTTTTGCGTTATGGTTAAGAGATATGCCATTTTCGATTTCAGCGGGAATTGGTTTTATTGCTTTGTTTGGTGTGGCTGTTTTAAACGGAATTGTATTAATCGCAGAATTTAATCGATTAAAAAAAGAGGGAGTTACAGATCGTGTAGAAATTATTAAAAGAGGAACTTCTGTAAGATTACGTCCAGTGATATTAACTGCTTTAGTGGCTTCTTTAGGGTTTTTACCAATGGCTCTTTCAGGATCAGCAGGAGCAGAAGTTCAAAAGCCTTTAGCAACAGTTGTTATTGGAGGGTTGGTTTCTGCCACGCTTTTAACTTTGTTAATTTTACCTGTTTTGTATTCTATATTTGAAACGATTAAAACTAAAAAAATAATGATTTCTAAAACAGCAACTATTATTGTGCTTCTATTTTGTTCTACTCTGATGTATTCTCAGGAGTCAAGTAAAAAATTATCAGAAAAAGAAGTGGTTAACTTGGCAATTAAAAGTTCTGTAACTTTAAAAAAGTCGAATTTAACTATTCTTAAAAGTGAATTTGGTATTGCTGAATCAATTGATTTAGCTCCTTTGGTAATTAAATTTCAAGATGTTGGAGTTGCAAATGGAGTCTCAGAAAAAGAATGGTCTGTACATCAAAATTTTGGATCTGTTTTATCTCATCTTCAAAATAGAAAATTAGCTAAAGTAAAAAGAGATTTTGCAAAAGCATCTAATAAGATTTCATTAAAAGAAACGATAAGAAATGCCAAAATTTTATATCAAAAATGGCATTATTTATATGCACTCATTTCTTTATTAGAAGAAGAACAATTAAATAGAAAGCAGGTAAGTGATATAGCAAATAAGTTATATAAATCTGGTGAAATAGGGGGCTTAGAAAATGATTTAACGGCTTTAGAATCTTTAGGTGTTCAATCTCAAAAAAGTAAAATATATAAACAATTTTTGAACATTGAGAATGAGTTAAAAGAACTATTACAAATTAATTATGGTATTGTGCCTATATCAAAATTGCCTAAAAGAAAAGAAGTATCACTAGAAGATAATGTAATTTCTACTTCTTTTAAATCAGTAATTAATAAAAGCAATCAAGTTGCTCAGAAAAAAATAGAGGTGGCAAAATCTTTTTATTTTCCTGGATTAACAGCTGGGTTAGTAAACATAAAAACAGGAAATACTTCTGGTTTTACAGGCTTTAATATAGGATTAAATATTCCGATTTCAATTTGGTCAAAAAGAGCTGTAATTAAAAAGCAACAAATCATTAAAGAAGAAGTTGCTTTTGAAAACACTTCAAAAATAGTAGCGTTGCATAATAATTTTGAAAGTTTAAGAACACAGGTTACATATTTAAAAGAGGAACTAGAAAATGTAGAAAAAACTAAAAATATAGCTACAACATTTCTAAACAAACTAAAGATCGCATATCAATCTGGAGAAATTGATGCGTATCAATATAGCCAAAGTTTTAGTGCTTATTTTCAAGTAATGCAAAATTATTTATCACTGATTAACAATTACAATCAAACAGTAATTGCTTACGAATTTTATACAAAAGAATAA
- a CDS encoding acyl-CoA thioesterase, which translates to MRFHTRKWIKPEDLNPNGTLFGGRLLQWIDEELGIYAIIQLEIPRTVTKFMSEIDFVSSAKQGDIIEIGIEVLAFGNSSITLKCSVRNKLTHKVIIEIDKIVMVSLDEKGKPLNHGKTKIEYVKNRLNK; encoded by the coding sequence ATGAGATTTCATACTAGAAAATGGATAAAACCAGAAGATTTAAATCCAAACGGAACGTTGTTTGGCGGTCGTTTATTACAGTGGATTGATGAAGAATTAGGAATTTATGCCATCATTCAATTAGAAATTCCAAGAACGGTAACTAAATTTATGTCAGAAATTGATTTTGTAAGTTCGGCAAAACAAGGAGATATTATAGAAATTGGTATTGAAGTGTTGGCATTTGGGAATTCATCCATCACTTTAAAATGTTCAGTTAGAAATAAATTGACGCACAAAGTTATTATTGAAATAGATAAAATTGTAATGGTTTCTTTAGACGAAAAAGGCAAACCTTTAAATCACGGAAAAACAAAAATAGAATATGTAAAAAATAGATTAAATAAGTAA
- a CDS encoding CPXCG motif-containing cysteine-rich protein, with the protein MIEHFFQCPYCWENISMLLDSSITQQTYVEDCEVCCNPIQITANFEAEVLIGFEAIDIEQ; encoded by the coding sequence ATGATAGAACATTTTTTTCAATGTCCGTATTGTTGGGAAAACATTTCAATGCTTTTAGACAGCAGCATAACGCAACAAACCTATGTAGAAGATTGCGAAGTGTGTTGCAATCCGATTCAAATCACTGCAAATTTTGAAGCTGAAGTATTAATAGGTTTTGAAGCAATTGATATAGAACAATAG